A region of Paenibacillus sp. 37 DNA encodes the following proteins:
- a CDS encoding MBL fold metallo-hydrolase has product MGIYFTVLSSGSTGNATVIQHGGTSLMIDAGLSAKRLDALFQEREISGAELDGILVTHEHSDHIKGLGAMSRKYNLPIYANLNTWAALEKSVGAIPEENRRVFETGEKHDFGSLRVESFGISHDAAEPVGYTFDDGSEKLSVATDLGYMSDKVRDAISDSDVLVLEANHDVELLRMGRYPWNTKRRILSDIGHLSNEAAGAALSELMNGRIKRTYLAHLSRDHNMMDLAKMSVRDAMESRGCFYRDHEFKLCDTYYDRPTPWDRVGEP; this is encoded by the coding sequence ATGGGGATATATTTTACCGTGTTATCCAGCGGTTCGACAGGTAATGCCACAGTCATACAGCATGGGGGTACCTCTCTCATGATTGATGCGGGTCTTAGTGCGAAGCGATTGGATGCACTGTTTCAGGAAAGGGAGATTTCTGGGGCAGAACTGGACGGGATTCTGGTTACACATGAACATTCCGATCACATTAAAGGACTAGGCGCGATGTCTCGGAAATATAATTTACCAATCTACGCGAATCTGAATACGTGGGCGGCACTGGAGAAGTCGGTTGGGGCGATTCCAGAGGAAAACCGGAGGGTATTTGAGACGGGTGAAAAGCATGATTTTGGGTCACTGCGCGTGGAATCCTTCGGCATCTCGCATGATGCAGCTGAGCCAGTCGGTTATACGTTCGATGACGGCAGTGAGAAGCTGTCTGTTGCAACAGATCTTGGGTACATGAGCGACAAGGTTCGCGATGCCATCTCTGATTCTGACGTACTGGTGCTGGAAGCGAATCATGATGTCGAATTGCTGCGTATGGGGCGTTATCCGTGGAACACCAAGCGCCGGATTTTGAGCGATATTGGGCATTTGTCGAACGAAGCAGCAGGAGCAGCGCTTAGTGAACTGATGAACGGACGCATCAAGCGCACGTATCTGGCACATCTTAGCCGAGATCATAATATGATGGACTTGGCGAAAATGTCGGTGCGCGACGCGATGGAGAGCCGTGGATGTTTTTACCGGGATCATGAGTTCAAACTCTGTGATACGTATTACGACCGTCCTACGCCATGGGATAGGGTGGGTGAGCCATAA